In one window of Acidobacteriota bacterium DNA:
- a CDS encoding RNA polymerase sigma factor — MNPNLQGIGDSGGHPAGAAPPSPQLRQLFDHWYQPVVRFFLKRGFAPEDSQELAQETFLRAVRSIQDLRSQEAVRSWILRIAANVWKNELRYRSADKRLVAEVSLEPTVEAHAVDPELRPAVTGTGFDNPLEQTLKNERIELIQRALHELPEQRQRCLLLYSAQGLKYREIADLMQISLNTVKSHIHQARQQLKERLHRLQIGTSS, encoded by the coding sequence ATGAATCCAAATCTTCAGGGGATCGGGGACTCCGGGGGACACCCGGCCGGAGCGGCTCCCCCTTCGCCCCAGCTGCGTCAGCTCTTCGACCACTGGTACCAGCCGGTGGTTCGCTTCTTCCTCAAGCGGGGATTCGCACCGGAGGACAGCCAGGAGCTCGCCCAGGAGACCTTCTTGCGGGCGGTGCGCAGCATTCAGGATCTGCGTTCCCAGGAGGCGGTACGCTCGTGGATCCTGCGCATCGCCGCCAACGTTTGGAAGAATGAGCTGCGCTATCGCTCCGCGGACAAGCGCCTCGTGGCGGAAGTCTCCTTGGAGCCCACCGTCGAGGCCCACGCCGTGGACCCCGAGCTGCGGCCGGCGGTCACCGGCACCGGCTTCGACAACCCCCTGGAGCAGACGTTGAAGAATGAACGCATCGAGCTCATCCAGCGAGCTCTCCACGAGCTGCCGGAACAGCGCCAGCGATGTCTGCTGCTGTACAGTGCCCAGGGGCTGAAATATCGAGAGATCGCCGACCTGATGCAAATCTCCCTCAACACGGTCAAATCCCACATCCACCAGGCCCGCCAGCAGCTCAAGGAAAGACTCCACCGGCTGCAGATCGGGACCTCCTCATGA
- a CDS encoding caspase family protein codes for MPEAPSQNDSSPIPFRRAVLIGIDHYPLLAENYQLEGCVHDVELVRRALLAHGFDPEELVVLTEERATHEGIRRALEELTREAAEERERSGGEALLFVHYSGHGSRIRSQDKDAGWLESIVPADSGRGEHPNRDLSDLWIGDWLRRTEEVTSRLVVVFDSCHSGSVGRTALGALGVRERWVEPDPRPVALPEGLEAPGLQAGGRGLRGDTGHVLLAACGAREIAHEAGGKGSGKPAFGAFSQSFYGQLLSGAGGATYRDVFDLVRASVSARYPTQHPQLEGDGDQLLLGVGSAAAEPHLPVLEGWEDRVLLAGGAAQGVVAESRWAILPAATRSRSAAEPLAEVTVTEVGAVESWGRIGDGGGLEELPPGCRAFEVARPADAFRLPVALLPATAAPEGEEKGSGEAPRARLMAAIEGEPSLRPVASPGDAEVVVGAVEEAGGGAAWIVHSRDGSRLGSAHPLAGPESVEGICINLTRRARILQLLELAREGMGHLEVGLELLSPDSPEGLWETGGGGRGGREKDYRIGERMVFEISNRGGEEVFPYLFHLGADGEVSLLDPVPGGHEALAPGRCRRVGEGRRVFHATDSRQPGQEPPDELLVLFASSRQLDLDIFLQPGYRGAGSGDGSGNGGGGTLARRLEVAWHGLPASSGRGIETREVEAWGALVRRFRVLPPSGAAGESSGAG; via the coding sequence ATGCCCGAAGCCCCGTCTCAGAACGATTCGTCCCCGATCCCGTTTCGCCGTGCCGTGCTCATCGGCATCGACCACTATCCTCTGTTGGCCGAGAACTACCAGCTGGAAGGCTGCGTCCACGATGTGGAGCTGGTCCGGCGGGCCCTACTGGCCCATGGCTTCGATCCCGAGGAGCTCGTCGTCCTCACCGAGGAACGGGCGACCCACGAAGGCATCCGCCGAGCGTTGGAGGAGCTCACCCGCGAGGCGGCGGAGGAGCGAGAGAGGAGCGGCGGGGAAGCCCTCCTTTTTGTTCACTACAGTGGCCACGGCTCGCGCATCCGGTCGCAGGACAAGGACGCCGGCTGGCTGGAATCCATCGTGCCGGCGGACAGCGGCCGCGGCGAGCATCCCAACCGGGACCTCAGCGATCTGTGGATCGGCGACTGGCTGCGGCGCACGGAGGAGGTGACCTCGCGGTTGGTGGTGGTCTTCGACTCCTGTCATTCGGGCAGCGTGGGCCGCACGGCCTTGGGTGCTCTGGGAGTCCGGGAGCGCTGGGTGGAGCCGGACCCCCGGCCCGTGGCTCTCCCGGAAGGTCTTGAAGCTCCGGGGCTCCAGGCCGGCGGGCGCGGTCTGCGGGGAGACACGGGCCATGTGCTGCTGGCGGCCTGCGGCGCCCGGGAGATCGCCCACGAAGCGGGCGGCAAGGGCTCGGGGAAGCCGGCCTTCGGGGCCTTCAGCCAGTCGTTCTACGGTCAGCTCCTGTCGGGAGCTGGCGGCGCCACCTATCGGGACGTCTTCGATCTCGTTCGCGCCTCCGTCAGCGCCCGCTATCCCACCCAACATCCCCAGCTCGAAGGAGACGGCGACCAGTTGCTGCTGGGTGTCGGCAGCGCCGCCGCCGAGCCCCATCTGCCGGTCCTCGAAGGTTGGGAGGATCGCGTGCTCTTGGCCGGTGGAGCGGCCCAGGGAGTGGTGGCGGAGAGCCGCTGGGCGATCCTCCCCGCCGCCACCCGCAGCCGGTCGGCGGCTGAGCCCCTGGCGGAGGTGACCGTCACCGAGGTAGGGGCGGTGGAGTCGTGGGGCCGGATCGGGGACGGGGGAGGGCTCGAAGAATTGCCCCCTGGCTGCCGTGCCTTCGAGGTGGCGCGCCCCGCCGACGCCTTTCGGCTGCCGGTGGCTTTGCTCCCCGCGACGGCGGCGCCGGAAGGGGAAGAGAAGGGCTCCGGAGAGGCTCCACGGGCGCGGTTGATGGCAGCGATCGAGGGAGAGCCGAGCCTGCGCCCGGTGGCGTCCCCCGGCGATGCGGAGGTGGTGGTTGGGGCAGTGGAGGAGGCAGGGGGAGGGGCCGCCTGGATCGTGCACTCCCGGGACGGCTCGCGCCTCGGCTCGGCTCATCCTCTGGCGGGGCCGGAGAGCGTCGAGGGAATCTGCATCAACCTCACCCGCCGCGCCCGCATCCTGCAGCTTCTCGAGCTGGCCCGAGAGGGCATGGGGCACCTGGAGGTGGGCCTCGAGCTCCTGAGCCCCGATTCGCCTGAGGGCCTTTGGGAGACCGGCGGGGGTGGAAGGGGGGGCAGGGAGAAGGACTATCGCATTGGAGAGCGCATGGTCTTCGAGATCTCCAACCGCGGCGGCGAAGAGGTCTTCCCGTATCTCTTCCACCTCGGTGCCGACGGCGAGGTGAGCCTGCTCGATCCGGTGCCCGGGGGCCACGAGGCCTTGGCGCCGGGGCGTTGCCGGCGGGTGGGGGAGGGGCGGCGGGTGTTCCACGCCACCGACTCCCGGCAGCCCGGCCAGGAGCCCCCGGACGAGCTCCTGGTGCTCTTCGCCAGCAGCCGGCAGCTGGACCTGGATATCTTTCTCCAGCCCGGCTACCGCGGCGCCGGATCTGGCGACGGGTCTGGCAACGGGGGAGGGGGCACCCTGGCGCGGCGCCTGGAGGTGGCCTGGCATGGCCTTCCCGCTAGCTCGGGCCGGGGCATCGAGACCCGGGAAGTGGAAGCCTGGGGCGCGCTGGTGCGCCGATTTCGGGTGCTGCCCCCATCCGGCGCAGCGGGGGAAAGCTCCGGTGCCGGCTGA
- a CDS encoding GTPase, translated as MQEQKSEQVDFEELMKVWQRSVDKMPDAVKGRVREALAKLQEMVLERRPPRIVVLGRRGAGKSSLINAIFGRRVAMIGPVVSMTGKSRWYSYRSPSGSLDILDNRGLADRIRPETAEFDAAADEIRHALREKVPDAILFLCKAKEVDAHIEADVTATLALQKDTERLHGYKPPILGLVTQVDEIDPKRVEPPYDHPRKREQIDLACKTLEEAFAAQGCDLEKVLPVSAYAEYEDGKCVYSNAWNIDVLVHYLIEVLPQSARLIMARTAHVKTVQRDLAQEVVKATTVVCSGIAAVPIPVADAVPLTAAQILMIVAIGFVSGRDLSKKTAGEFASAMGANVGAAFVFREIARGLAKLIPGAGSVISSAVAGAATWALGQAAILYFIDGASAEDAKLRMRRSRRQVEDGEVQLPADTSAAS; from the coding sequence ATGCAGGAACAGAAGTCGGAACAGGTGGACTTCGAAGAGTTGATGAAGGTCTGGCAGCGCAGCGTCGACAAGATGCCCGACGCCGTCAAGGGGCGGGTGCGGGAGGCGCTGGCCAAGCTCCAGGAGATGGTCTTGGAGCGGCGCCCGCCGCGCATCGTCGTCCTCGGCCGCCGCGGCGCAGGCAAGTCCTCGCTGATCAACGCCATCTTCGGCAGGCGGGTGGCGATGATCGGACCTGTCGTTTCCATGACCGGCAAGTCCCGGTGGTACAGCTATCGGTCTCCCTCCGGCAGCCTCGACATTCTCGACAATCGGGGGTTGGCGGACCGCATCCGCCCGGAGACCGCTGAATTCGACGCCGCCGCCGACGAGATCCGCCACGCTCTGCGGGAGAAAGTCCCCGACGCCATCCTCTTCCTGTGCAAGGCCAAGGAGGTGGACGCCCACATCGAGGCCGACGTCACCGCCACCTTGGCGCTGCAGAAGGACACCGAGCGTCTCCACGGCTACAAACCGCCGATCCTGGGGCTGGTCACCCAGGTGGACGAGATCGACCCCAAGCGGGTGGAGCCGCCCTACGACCATCCCCGCAAGCGAGAGCAGATCGACCTCGCCTGCAAGACCCTCGAGGAAGCCTTCGCCGCCCAGGGCTGCGATCTGGAGAAGGTGCTGCCGGTCTCCGCCTACGCCGAATACGAGGACGGGAAGTGCGTGTACAGCAACGCCTGGAATATCGACGTCTTGGTGCACTACCTCATCGAGGTCCTGCCCCAGAGCGCGCGGCTCATCATGGCCCGCACCGCCCACGTCAAGACCGTGCAGCGAGACCTGGCCCAGGAAGTGGTGAAGGCCACCACCGTGGTGTGCTCCGGCATCGCCGCCGTGCCCATTCCGGTGGCTGACGCGGTGCCCCTGACGGCGGCGCAGATTCTGATGATCGTGGCCATCGGCTTCGTTTCCGGCCGCGATCTGTCGAAGAAGACGGCGGGGGAGTTCGCTTCCGCCATGGGTGCCAACGTCGGCGCCGCCTTCGTCTTCCGGGAGATCGCCCGCGGCCTGGCCAAGCTCATTCCCGGCGCCGGCTCGGTGATCAGCTCGGCGGTGGCCGGCGCCGCTACCTGGGCCCTGGGGCAGGCGGCGATTCTCTACTTCATCGATGGTGCCAGCGCCGAGGACGCCAAGCTCCGCATGCGCCGATCCCGCCGTCAGGTGGAGGACGGTGAGGTCCAGCTGCCGGCGGATACCTCGGCGGCTTCCTGA
- a CDS encoding SEL1-like repeat protein — protein MRGISQSWSGDSYDPGASGGLFVGTRDFEDPLFREIPFAVDDAVDLAYLFSCDLGLISPQRVRLALSGTAQKEVSRARHRSLREAGAQDSPTTRNGLLNEALRLSEGTGRNGILVTAFATHGFSEGGIHRLVAANSVRREMRDTGVDVPKIKHYLETSPCRRRILILDACQEVLNDENHRGSTTVNAHFLDALSQSEGLVHLVAAGYGGRAYDDLRLGNGVFTEAILRGLRGEAPPAENGFITFATLVDFVKRCIEESPYFGGSSKDRPRYASQDELENIPLVSADPEEVQRRRWRERKELAGWKLRDNVGSVIRGGHLEEILQHLSAQESSAPLLELLQRIEELDGKQRSQESFLFFYQHRWRGPEEAEPDRFQRGLEHMYGISGKVDLAAAREEFEAWAGADDAVGRMWLAWLRRQGFCGYRPQPGAARELRPGDGEETLRRAGEGESGAQLVWGAALTDGVGVERDPDEALEWCRRAADQGNSLAMVFVGFLLTGGRSQSQDAEAAFRWFQRADEAGNGAGARNLGFAYLKGCGVEVDVELGLQHYRRAAEMGDVSAMITLGDQYEYGREVAKDLPAARDWYRRAAEGGNAKGMSYLGALLLGKGERGLSDSDRDSQIAEGLRWLERSVEAEDIFGLRYLGALYADGDAVAQDYGRTVELWKRAAKLGDGFAMEFLAQLFENGEGVEQDFATARSWYRRAAEAGRIAAMVQLGKFLQEGTGGPAKPEEAVVWFTKAAEGNDLEALFQLALCYGQGIGVEQSGTLASSYLKQAQLGGHPRAGAYNIIDILTGSTQDKATGTRKVLADLSKKFVDWLK, from the coding sequence GTGCGCGGCATCAGTCAGAGTTGGAGCGGTGACAGCTACGATCCCGGAGCTTCCGGCGGCCTTTTTGTCGGGACCCGGGACTTCGAGGATCCGCTCTTCCGGGAGATTCCCTTTGCGGTGGACGATGCGGTGGATCTGGCCTACCTCTTCTCCTGCGATCTCGGGCTCATTTCGCCGCAAAGGGTTCGGCTGGCGCTTTCCGGGACCGCCCAGAAGGAAGTCTCTCGGGCTCGTCATCGGTCCCTGCGCGAGGCCGGTGCTCAGGACTCACCGACCACCCGCAATGGTCTGCTGAATGAAGCCTTGAGACTCTCTGAGGGTACCGGCCGGAACGGCATTCTGGTCACCGCCTTCGCAACCCATGGATTCAGCGAGGGGGGGATTCACCGTTTGGTGGCTGCCAACTCGGTACGGAGGGAGATGAGGGATACCGGGGTCGATGTGCCGAAGATCAAGCACTACCTCGAGACTTCTCCCTGCCGACGCCGGATTCTGATTCTCGACGCCTGCCAGGAAGTCCTGAATGACGAGAATCACCGGGGCTCCACCACCGTCAACGCTCATTTCTTGGACGCCTTGAGCCAGTCCGAGGGCCTGGTGCACTTGGTCGCTGCGGGTTACGGTGGACGCGCCTACGACGATCTCCGCCTGGGCAACGGAGTTTTCACCGAAGCGATCCTGCGCGGGCTTCGGGGGGAGGCGCCCCCCGCCGAGAATGGTTTCATCACCTTCGCGACGCTGGTGGACTTCGTCAAACGCTGTATTGAAGAGAGTCCATATTTCGGCGGTTCCTCCAAGGATCGCCCCAGGTACGCCTCCCAAGACGAGCTGGAGAACATTCCCCTGGTCTCCGCTGATCCGGAGGAAGTGCAGCGCCGCCGGTGGCGGGAGCGCAAGGAGCTCGCTGGGTGGAAGCTGCGGGACAACGTGGGATCCGTGATCCGAGGTGGTCATCTGGAAGAGATTCTTCAACACTTGAGCGCCCAGGAGTCCTCTGCGCCCCTCCTCGAGCTGCTCCAGCGCATCGAGGAACTGGATGGGAAGCAGAGATCCCAAGAGAGCTTTCTCTTCTTCTACCAGCATCGCTGGCGAGGCCCCGAGGAGGCCGAACCGGATCGCTTCCAGCGCGGGTTGGAGCATATGTATGGTATTTCGGGCAAGGTGGATCTCGCCGCAGCCCGAGAGGAGTTCGAGGCCTGGGCCGGGGCGGACGATGCGGTGGGTCGAATGTGGCTGGCATGGCTTCGACGCCAGGGCTTCTGTGGCTATCGGCCACAGCCTGGTGCGGCTCGGGAGCTGCGACCGGGGGACGGGGAGGAGACGCTGCGCAGAGCCGGGGAGGGAGAGTCCGGAGCCCAGCTGGTCTGGGGAGCGGCCCTCACCGACGGCGTGGGAGTTGAGCGGGATCCCGACGAGGCTCTGGAGTGGTGCCGCCGCGCCGCCGACCAGGGCAACTCCTTGGCCATGGTGTTCGTGGGTTTCTTGCTCACCGGAGGGCGTTCCCAGAGCCAGGATGCCGAGGCTGCCTTCCGGTGGTTCCAGCGTGCCGACGAAGCGGGTAACGGGGCGGGGGCCCGCAACCTGGGTTTTGCCTACTTGAAAGGTTGCGGTGTCGAAGTAGATGTCGAGTTGGGGCTGCAGCACTACCGCCGGGCGGCCGAGATGGGCGATGTCAGCGCCATGATCACTCTGGGCGATCAATACGAATACGGCCGAGAGGTGGCGAAAGATCTTCCGGCGGCTCGGGATTGGTATCGGCGCGCCGCCGAGGGGGGGAACGCCAAGGGGATGTCCTATCTGGGCGCCCTGCTACTGGGGAAGGGCGAGAGGGGTCTCTCAGACTCCGACCGGGATTCCCAGATCGCCGAAGGTCTTCGCTGGTTGGAGCGCTCGGTGGAGGCAGAGGACATCTTTGGTTTGCGCTATCTCGGAGCTCTCTACGCTGACGGCGACGCGGTGGCTCAAGACTATGGGCGGACTGTTGAGCTCTGGAAGCGGGCGGCGAAGTTGGGAGATGGCTTTGCCATGGAGTTTCTCGCCCAGTTGTTCGAAAACGGGGAGGGAGTCGAGCAGGATTTCGCCACTGCTCGGAGCTGGTACCGGCGAGCCGCGGAGGCTGGACGGATCGCGGCCATGGTGCAGTTGGGGAAGTTTCTGCAAGAAGGGACCGGCGGACCTGCCAAACCCGAGGAGGCGGTGGTTTGGTTTACCAAGGCGGCTGAGGGGAATGATCTCGAGGCTCTGTTTCAGCTAGCTCTGTGCTACGGGCAGGGAATTGGGGTGGAACAGAGCGGAACTCTAGCGAGCTCTTATCTGAAACAGGCTCAGCTGGGGGGGCATCCCCGGGCGGGCGCTTACAACATCATCGACATCCTCACCGGCAGCACCCAAGACAAGGCGACCGGCACCCGGAAGGTTCTGGCTGACCTTTCGAAGAAGTTTGTGGACTGGCTGAAGTAG
- a CDS encoding helix-turn-helix transcriptional regulator — protein MPKSLNTTDNVAHQAQLVGRKIRQLRKERKLTQTALAGRIGIQQSDLSRMEKGEYRVSLDTLFRILAEFDVTLAEFFHEDESESYSPKDMLFVRQFNTLPKDAQDEVKAFISFKSSSSRDTSGGNNK, from the coding sequence TTGCCCAAGTCCCTCAACACCACCGACAACGTAGCGCACCAAGCCCAACTCGTCGGACGCAAGATCCGGCAGTTGCGCAAGGAGCGGAAGCTGACCCAGACGGCCCTGGCGGGGCGCATCGGGATTCAGCAATCGGATCTATCGCGGATGGAGAAGGGGGAGTATCGGGTGAGCCTCGATACCCTCTTCCGAATCTTGGCGGAGTTCGATGTCACTCTGGCGGAGTTCTTTCACGAGGACGAATCGGAGAGCTACTCGCCCAAGGACATGCTCTTCGTGCGCCAGTTCAACACCCTGCCCAAAGACGCTCAGGACGAGGTGAAGGCCTTCATCTCGTTCAAGAGCTCGTCGAGCCGCGACACCAGCGGCGGCAACAACAAATAG